Proteins encoded within one genomic window of Nonomuraea gerenzanensis:
- a CDS encoding Gfo/Idh/MocA family protein, giving the protein MSNGPVGVAIVGAGVISGQYLRNLNAFPDVRVVAVADLDTDRAAAVAREHDVRVSGTLGAVLSLAEVELVVNLTIPAAHAAVALESLRAGKHVYGEKPLAMDLDEAAKVMAEAEQRGLRVGGAPDTFLGAGLQSAVHALRAGAVGEPVAVTAATQSLGPESWHPSPEFLYARGGGPLFDLGPYYLTALVSMLGPVTRVAAGTRKAREQRVIGSGPKAGTLFPVEVSTHVNALLDFPGSATATATFSFDSAVNRRMIEIIGTEGALSLPDPNTFDGPLLARGPNDLDWRELPLSGTTAGRGIGVLDLARSIRAGTPHRASGELARHVLELMTAITESGERAEFRTVGSTVATPEPLPEGWDPYAATLS; this is encoded by the coding sequence TTGAGCAACGGCCCGGTCGGCGTCGCCATCGTCGGCGCCGGAGTCATCAGCGGCCAATACCTCCGCAATCTCAACGCCTTCCCCGACGTGCGCGTGGTCGCCGTCGCGGACCTCGACACCGACCGGGCCGCCGCCGTGGCCAGGGAGCACGACGTCCGGGTGTCCGGCACCCTGGGCGCCGTGCTCTCCCTGGCCGAGGTGGAGCTGGTCGTCAACCTCACGATCCCGGCCGCGCACGCGGCCGTCGCGCTGGAGTCGCTGCGCGCCGGCAAGCACGTGTACGGGGAGAAGCCCCTGGCCATGGACCTGGACGAGGCCGCCAAGGTGATGGCCGAGGCCGAGCAGCGGGGGCTGCGGGTGGGCGGCGCCCCCGACACCTTCCTCGGCGCCGGGCTGCAGTCGGCCGTGCACGCCCTGCGCGCGGGCGCCGTCGGCGAGCCGGTCGCCGTCACGGCTGCCACGCAGAGCCTCGGCCCTGAGTCGTGGCACCCCAGCCCGGAGTTCCTGTACGCGCGGGGCGGCGGCCCCCTGTTCGACCTGGGCCCCTACTACCTGACCGCGCTGGTGTCCATGCTCGGCCCCGTCACCCGGGTGGCGGCCGGCACACGCAAGGCCCGCGAGCAGCGCGTCATCGGCTCGGGGCCCAAGGCGGGCACCCTGTTCCCCGTGGAGGTGTCCACCCACGTCAACGCCCTGCTGGACTTCCCCGGCTCGGCCACGGCGACGGCCACGTTCAGCTTCGACTCGGCCGTCAACCGCCGCATGATCGAGATCATCGGCACCGAGGGCGCCCTGTCACTGCCGGACCCCAACACCTTCGACGGCCCGTTGCTGGCCCGCGGGCCGAACGACCTCGACTGGCGGGAGCTGCCGCTGTCGGGCACCACGGCGGGGCGCGGCATCGGCGTGCTCGACCTGGCCAGGTCGATCCGCGCCGGCACGCCGCACCGCGCGTCGGGCGAGCTGGCCAGGCACGTGCTGGAGCTGATGACGGCCATCACCGAGTCGGGCGAGCGCGCGGAGTTCAGGACCGTGGGCTCCACGGTGGCCACGCCGGAGCCGCTGCCCGAGGGCTGGGACCCGTACGCCGCCACCCTGTCCTGA
- the xylA gene encoding xylose isomerase, with protein sequence MPNFTPTPDDRFTFGLWTVGWQARDPFGDASRPALDPVETVHRLSELGAHGVSFHDDDLLAVEPDRDKAIAAFRKALDETGMKVPAATTNLFTHPVFKDGAFTSNDRDVRRYALRKVMRNLDLAASLGARTYVCWGGREGAESDAAKDVKAAMGRYKEALDVICQYVIDKGYDIRFAIEPKPNEPRGDILLPTIGHALALINELEHPEMVGVNPEVGHEQMAGLNFVHGIAQALWHGKLFHIDLNGQHGPKYDQDLIFGHGDLKSAFFLVDLLETHGYDGPLVFDYKPLRTDDPQDVWDSAAANMRTYLILKEKSRVFRADPEVQEALRASRVDELAQPTLAAGETWQDLAKDDFDVEAAAARGFHFTRLNQLALEHLMGVRG encoded by the coding sequence ATGCCTAATTTCACACCGACCCCTGACGACCGGTTCACCTTCGGCCTCTGGACCGTGGGCTGGCAGGCGCGCGACCCGTTCGGCGACGCCTCCCGCCCCGCCCTCGACCCGGTCGAGACCGTCCACCGCCTGTCCGAGCTGGGCGCCCACGGCGTCAGCTTCCACGACGACGACCTGCTCGCCGTCGAGCCCGACCGCGACAAGGCCATCGCCGCCTTCAGGAAGGCCCTCGACGAGACCGGCATGAAGGTCCCCGCGGCCACCACGAACCTGTTCACCCACCCGGTGTTCAAGGACGGCGCCTTCACCAGCAACGACCGCGACGTGCGCCGCTACGCCCTGCGCAAGGTCATGCGCAACCTCGACCTGGCCGCCTCGCTCGGCGCGAGGACGTACGTGTGCTGGGGCGGGCGCGAGGGCGCCGAGTCCGACGCCGCCAAGGACGTCAAGGCCGCGATGGGCCGCTACAAGGAGGCCCTCGACGTCATCTGCCAGTACGTCATCGACAAGGGCTACGACATCCGCTTCGCCATCGAGCCCAAGCCGAACGAGCCCCGCGGCGACATCCTCCTGCCCACGATCGGCCACGCCCTGGCCCTGATCAACGAGCTGGAGCACCCCGAGATGGTGGGCGTCAACCCCGAGGTCGGCCACGAGCAGATGGCCGGGCTCAACTTCGTGCACGGCATCGCCCAGGCCCTGTGGCACGGCAAGCTCTTCCACATCGACCTCAACGGCCAGCACGGCCCCAAGTACGACCAGGACCTGATCTTCGGCCACGGCGACCTGAAGAGCGCGTTCTTCCTGGTGGACCTGCTGGAGACGCACGGCTACGACGGGCCGCTCGTCTTCGACTACAAGCCGCTGCGCACCGACGACCCCCAGGACGTGTGGGACTCGGCCGCGGCGAACATGCGCACGTACCTGATCCTCAAGGAGAAGTCGCGCGTCTTCCGCGCCGACCCCGAGGTCCAGGAGGCCCTGCGCGCCTCCCGCGTGGACGAGCTGGCCCAGCCCACGCTGGCCGCCGGCGAGACCTGGCAGGACCTGGCCAAGGACGACTTCGACGTCGAGGCCGCCGCCGCCCGCGGCTTCCACTTCACCCGGCTCAACCAGCTCGCGCTGGAGCACCTCATGGGGGTACGCGGATGA
- a CDS encoding sugar phosphate isomerase/epimerase family protein, with translation MTRPISVQLYTVRDELAADRDAVLSRIAEIGYRAVEPYDPTADPEGFRRVADDLGLSVSGTHAYALLSQEPAKVFDAIATVGTDKVIIPGGIAEEEFTTRDGLARTADLLNTLGEQAAAYGMRIGYHNHWWEIEPRVDGRHAIEVLADLLAPQVFLEIDTYWAAVGGADVPALLGRLSERVDALHVKDGPGVKGEPHVAVGAGVMPVPRILAAAPAAWRIVELDECATDIFAALADSHAYLTSLESS, from the coding sequence ATGACCCGACCGATCAGTGTCCAGCTCTACACCGTCAGAGACGAGTTGGCCGCCGACCGCGACGCCGTGCTCAGCCGGATCGCGGAGATCGGATACCGGGCCGTCGAGCCCTACGACCCCACAGCCGACCCGGAGGGCTTCCGCCGGGTCGCCGACGACCTCGGGCTCAGCGTGTCGGGCACGCACGCGTACGCGCTGCTCAGCCAGGAGCCCGCGAAGGTCTTCGACGCGATCGCCACGGTGGGCACCGACAAGGTGATCATCCCGGGCGGCATCGCCGAGGAGGAGTTCACCACCCGCGACGGCCTGGCGCGCACGGCCGACCTGCTCAACACCCTGGGCGAGCAGGCCGCCGCGTACGGCATGCGGATCGGCTACCACAACCACTGGTGGGAGATCGAGCCGCGGGTGGACGGCCGGCACGCCATCGAGGTGCTGGCCGACCTGCTCGCCCCGCAGGTGTTCCTGGAGATCGACACCTACTGGGCGGCCGTGGGCGGCGCCGACGTGCCCGCCCTGCTCGGCCGCCTGTCGGAGCGGGTGGACGCGCTGCACGTCAAGGACGGCCCGGGGGTCAAGGGCGAGCCGCACGTCGCGGTGGGCGCGGGCGTGATGCCGGTGCCGCGGATCCTCGCCGCCGCCCCCGCCGCGTGGCGCATCGTCGAGCTGGACGAGTGCGCGACCGACATCTTCGCCGCGCTCGCGGACAGCCACGCCTACCTCACCTCCTTGGAGAGCTCTTGA